TAGCAAAAGGATACAACGTGGCAGCTACAGCCAGAAACGTAGAAACACTTAATGATTTAAAAGAAAAATACGGAGATTCTGTATTGCCCCTAACATTGGATGTTGATAAGAGAGAAGAGTCCTTATCTGTTGTTCAGAAAGTACATGAACATTTTAAATCAATTGACATCCTGATCAATAATGCCGGCTATGCTTTAACCGGTGCTGTTGAAGAAACAAACGAACAGGAAGCCAGAGCTCAGTTTGAAACCAATTTCTTTGGAACACTGTGGCTTACACAAGCGGTTCTTCCTATTATGAGAAATCAGAAAAGTGGGCATATTATTCAGGTTTCTTCTATTTTAGGATTGGCAACTTTGCCGACAATGGGGCTTTATAATGCATCAAAATTTGCCATTGAGGGGCTAAGTGAAACACTGGCAACAGAAGTGAAAGAATTCGGCATTCATGTTACTTTGGTAGAGCCTAATGGTTATGCTTCCAATATCTGGCATACAGGAATCAATACCCAAAGTAACCCTGCTTATGATAAACTTAAAAAGGCATTTGCAAAATCTGAAAACTCTTTCGGAGAAGTAGAAGCTACAGCACCTGCAATCATAAAACTAGCCGAAACAGAAAATCCACCTTTACGTTTATTACTTGGGAAAGTTGCGCTTCCATTTGTAAAACAAAATTATGAACAGCGTTTAAAAGTATGGGAAGAATGGAATGAGGTTTCAGTAGAAGCCCACGGATAATTTTCCGGAAAATATCATTGTAAATAAGCTTTGTTCTGTTCAGGACAAAGCTTATTTGTAATCCATTTTGACAAAACTTTTAAGACATTAATAAAAACTGATGATCATTTACCTTGCTGATATAGGAAGGGCATTACCAAACAAACAATAGATTTTGTAAATTTGGAATTCAAAACATAGGTGTTCATCTTTAGAAAAGAAATCTCCGGTTTTGGAGGATATATAGACGACCCCTCACCTTCCCTTTTCCACCAACAGAATTAAAAATGAATGAAAACGACACTAAACGGCTTTCAAGACTGACAGCAATTTTAATACAATTGCAGACGAAACGACTTCTGACAGCCCCGGGCCTTGCTGAAAAATTTGATGTGAGCGTTAGAACAATTTACAGGGATATCAGAGCGTTGGAACAGGCAGGAGTTCCCATTCTTACAGAAGAAGGAAAAGGATATACTCTGATGGAAGGATATAGGATTCCACCAGTTATGTTTACTGAAAACCAAGCCAATGCATTAATTCTTGCTGAACAGCTGGTACTGAAGAATAAGGATACTTCTTTCATTAAGGATTACACTGAAGCTGTTGATAAAATAAAAGCAGTACTAAGACAGTCGGAAAAAGACAAAGCCAATTTGCTTGCAGACCGCACGCGTTTTGAGCAGAATATAAACAGAGAAAGAAGCAGCAGTACTATTTCACAGCTGCAGAATGCACTGACTAACTTTCAGCTGATCAAAATAAAATATACTAACGGACAAAACAAAATGACAATCAGAATGCTTGAACCGTTTGCCCTTATCAGTACTACAGAAAACTGGCTGCTTATTGCCTGGTGCCGGCTTCGTATGGAATTCAGGTATTTCCGGCTTGACAGGATTAAGAACATGGAAATTCTTGAGGAGAAATTCGAGCCTCATAAAATGACCCTGCAAGAGTATTTTGATAAAAATTACTGATTTTTCATACCCCTGACATAAGGCTGTCACCGGCCTATTCTAGCTTTGCATTATCAATAATACATTAATAGTCAAAAAAATGG
This genomic window from Chryseobacterium sp. MEBOG06 contains:
- a CDS encoding SDR family NAD(P)-dependent oxidoreductase, which encodes MSKTVLITGASKGFGKTWAEAFLAKGYNVAATARNVETLNDLKEKYGDSVLPLTLDVDKREESLSVVQKVHEHFKSIDILINNAGYALTGAVEETNEQEARAQFETNFFGTLWLTQAVLPIMRNQKSGHIIQVSSILGLATLPTMGLYNASKFAIEGLSETLATEVKEFGIHVTLVEPNGYASNIWHTGINTQSNPAYDKLKKAFAKSENSFGEVEATAPAIIKLAETENPPLRLLLGKVALPFVKQNYEQRLKVWEEWNEVSVEAHG
- a CDS encoding helix-turn-helix transcriptional regulator gives rise to the protein MNENDTKRLSRLTAILIQLQTKRLLTAPGLAEKFDVSVRTIYRDIRALEQAGVPILTEEGKGYTLMEGYRIPPVMFTENQANALILAEQLVLKNKDTSFIKDYTEAVDKIKAVLRQSEKDKANLLADRTRFEQNINRERSSSTISQLQNALTNFQLIKIKYTNGQNKMTIRMLEPFALISTTENWLLIAWCRLRMEFRYFRLDRIKNMEILEEKFEPHKMTLQEYFDKNY